In the genome of Panthera uncia isolate 11264 chromosome B3 unlocalized genomic scaffold, Puncia_PCG_1.0 HiC_scaffold_1, whole genome shotgun sequence, one region contains:
- the LOC125909013 gene encoding olfactory receptor 4F3/4F16/4F29-like, translating to MDGVNRSVVSEFVFLGLTDSWEIQLLLFVFSSTFYVASVMGNSLIMLTVTSDPHLHSPMYFLLANLSFIDLGVSSVTSPKMIYDLFRKRKVISFGGCIAQIFFIHVIGGVEMVLLIAMAFDRYVAICKPLHYLTIMSPRMCLFFLVAAWMTGLIHSMVQLAFVVNLPFCGPNVLDSFYCDLPRFIKLACTDTGRLEFMVTANSGFISVGSFLILIISYIIIILTVQKHSSAGSSRALSTLSAHITVVFLFFGPLIFVYTWPSLSIHLDKFLAIFDAILTPFLNPVIYTFRNQEMQVAMRRVCRQLVNYRKIS from the coding sequence ATGGATGGAGTGAATCGCTCTGTGGTGTCAGAGTTTGTGTTCCTGGGACTCACCGATTCCTGGGAGATCCAACTTCTCCTCTTTGTGTTCTCCTCCACGTTTTATGTGGCAAGCGTGATGGGAAACTCCCTCATTATGCTCACTGTGACCTCTGACCCTCACTTACACTCCCCCATGTACTTTCTGCTGGCCAACCTCTCCTTCATTGACCTGGGAGTTTCTTCTGTCACTTCTCCCAAGATGATTTATGATCTTTTCAGAAAGCGTAAAGTCATCTCCTTTGGAGGCTGCATCGCccagatcttctttatccacgTCATTGGTGGTGTGGAGATGGTGCTGCTCATCGCCATGGCCTTTGACAGATATGTTGCCATATGTAAGCCTCTCCACTATCTGACCATCATGAGCCCAAGAATGTGCCTCTTCTTTTTAGTGGCTGCCTGGATGACTGGCCTCATCCACTCCATGGTTCAACTGGCGTTTGTGGTAAACTTACCCTTCTGTGGTCCTAATGTGTTGGACAGCTTTTACTGTGACCTTCCTCGGTTCATCAAACTTGCCTGCACAGACACCGGCCGACTAGAGTTTATGGTCACAGCCAATAGTGGATTCATCTCTGTTGGCTCCTTCCTCATACTGATCATTTCCTATATCATCATCATTCTCACTGTTCAGAAACACTCTTCAGCTGGTTCATCCAGGGCTctgtccacactgtcagctcacaTCACTGTGGTATTCTTGTTCTTTGGTCCTTTGATATTTGTCTATACATGGCCATCTCTCTCCATACACCTGGATAAGTTTCTGGCCATCTTTGATGCTATTCTCACTCCTTTCCTAAATCCAGTTATCTATACATTCAGGAACCAAGAAATGCAGGTGGCAATGAGGAGAGTATGCAGACAGCTAGTGAATTACAGGAAGATCTCTTAA